From a region of the Takifugu flavidus isolate HTHZ2018 chromosome 20, ASM371156v2, whole genome shotgun sequence genome:
- the lman1 gene encoding protein ERGIC-53, whose protein sequence is MAVSIARRPAANAAFLLITFLTVLINQHSVADVPAGASTPEEPPHRRFEYKYSFKGPHLSQSDGSVPFWIHTGSAIPSADQVRITPSLRSQRGSIWTKNKVLFEHWEAEVTFRVSGRGRMGADGLAVWFTASQGLEGPVYGAADQWDGFGVFFDSFDNDGKKNNPAIIVVGNNGNLVYDHQNDGTTQALGTCLRDFRNKPYPIRAKITYYKKTLTVMINNGFTPNKDDYEFCTKVENMIIPTEGFFGISAATGGLADDHDVLSFLLFRLTEPGQQLPPAESEIPKEEKDKYQEEFQNFQQELDKKKEEFQKEHPDVQGEPIEDLYESVSDREIRQVFEGQNQIHLEIKQLHRQLAMILDEQRRYVSVVTDEVAKKTAGTTPGQMDSATQQQLGSVLATQQEVLKNLDELRNNFHESVKQIGSAQHQGNAGGLGTYETVQHFNDIKEHLHMVKRDVEHLVQRSAQNPAEKALKCPELPPVPSCLSTVHFVIFIVVQSVLFFCYIMYKSQQEAAAKKFF, encoded by the exons ATGGCGGTGTCCATAGCAAGGCGACCGGCTGCTAACGCTGCGTTCCTCCTGATAACTTTTCTAACAGTGTTAATAAACCAGCACAGTGTCGCTGATGTCCCCGCAGGTGCCTCAACGCCAGAAGAGCCTCCCCACCGACGGTTCGAGTACAAATACAGCTTTAAAGGTCCGCACCTGTCTCAGAGCGACGGCAGTGTCCCGTTTTGGATCCACACTGGAA GTGCTATTCCCAGTGCCGACCAGGTGCGTATCACACCGTCCCTCAGGAGTCAACGGGGCTCCATTTGGACAAAAAACAAAGTCCTCTTTGAGCACTGGGAGGCCGAAGTGACCTTCAGAGTCTCTGGAAGAGGACGGATGGGAGCTGACGGTCTG GCTGTGTGGTTCACTGCATCTCAAGGACTCGAGGGTCCAGTTTACGGTGCTGCTGACCAGTGGGATGGATTTGGAGTCTTCTTTGACTCCTTTGATAATGATGGCAAG aAAAATAACCCAGCTATTATTGTTGTGGGGAACAATGGCAACCTTGTTTATGACCACCAGAA CGACGGCACCACACAGGCCCTTGGAACATGTTTACGAGACTTCCGCAACAAACCGTATCCGATTAGAGCCAAAATAACATATTACAAGAAGACACTGACG GTGATGATCAACAACGGCTTCACTCCAAACAAAGACGACTATGAGTTCTGCAcaaaggtggaaaacatgatCATTCCCACCGAAGGCTTCTTTGGGATTTCCGCTGCCACTGGTGGTTTGGCAG ATGACCACGATGTTTTGTCCTTCTTGTTATTCAGACTCACAGAACCAGGCCAGCAACTG CCCCCAGCTGAATCCGAGATTCCTAAAGAAGAGAAAGACAAGTACCAGGAGGAATTCCAGAACTTCCAGCAAGAGCTggacaaaaagaaagaggagtttCAGAAAGAACACCCAGATGTGCAAGGAGAGCCAA TTGAGGACTTGTACGAGAGCGTGAGTGATCGTGAGATCCGCCAGGTCTTTGAAGGCCAGAATCAGATCCACCTGGAGATCAAACAGCTGCACCGGCAGCTCGCCATGATCTTGGACGAACAACGGCGATACGTTTCTGTCGTCACCGACGAGGTCGCGAAGAAGACAGCGGGCACCACGCCGGGACAG ATGGACTCTGccactcagcagcagctgggttCTGTTCTGGCcacccagcaggaggtcctCAAGAACCTGGATGAGTTGAG AAACAACTTCCACGAGTCTGTGAAACAGATCGGCTCGGCCCAGCACCAGGGGAACGCCGGCGGCTTGGGGACGTACGAAACCGTTCAGCATTTCAACGACATCAAGGAGCATCTGCACATGGTCAAGAGGGACGTGGAGCACCTGGTCCAGCGCAGCGCTCAG AATCCAGCCGAGAAGGCGCTGAAGTGCCCTGAGCTGCCCCCCGTGCCCTCCTGCTTATCCACCGTTCATTTCGTAATCTTTATCGTCGTCCAGTCGGTCCTGTTTTTCTGCTACATCATGTACAA GAGTCAACAAGAAGCAGCTGCAAAGAAATTCTTTTGA